The genomic window CCATACCCTTTTGTACTCTGTTTATCGTtataagaagacaaaaacaaaagcaaaaaaaaagggacaTCGACTTAAATAATCACatactacaatttttttttttttatatcgaCCTTAATTTCCAACGTGCTTCTTCACTCTGATGTTGTGGCAGACCGTACACGTATATTCTTATACTTTAATCTAGTTATCTTGTGGAATGACGACCCTTAaagcacaaaaagaaaagaaaagaatatgattCTTAGAAAGtcaaactattttattaaGGAATTAACTTTGATTTAATTACTAGACGTCGACGATGACTATTGGAGTATCATCACTTTGATCAaacgtaaaaaaaatactacagtttttttttgtcggcattGAAATTAGCAATTTAAGGCAAAATTATGGCAAGTAGAactataagaacaaaaaatcaatgaaaaaagAGAACTAATCACGTAATAAGTAGATAAGAAACAATACTATTACTATAGGTTTTTGTCTTTCGGGTCATCTAGCTAGTTTGGTGGTTCTGTACCACTTTTCCTTTCAACTTTCTCAAAGGAGTTCGAACCCTAACTGGGTTTTATGGTGACTTACTGactttgatgatgatttgagaCCATACGGCCAGATCAACTTTGTCAGATACTATTTATTGGTTTATACAGTACTCGAAGATACGATGTAATATCGGAGTCGAGTAAATATGGTCCCAGCGACCTACAATTCAGTTGAAAAGGACAGGATACAATAGAATCAAATCGGGATTGGAATCTCTCCCACGTCCCACTCACTCTTTTCCAAAAGAGTCGAGCCTAACTTTCATATAAGGAAGTCGTTTTCTACGAACCTCACACGTTCATCCTTAATTACGCTAAACAACAGAACTCTCAGTACTACCAAGTCTAATCAAAGTTCTACGAAGAAACATATGTATTTAGTTCAacgattttattatttttgattatttcgtATATACTCTTCGTCAATACGATAATTTACACGTGAGcttattatatttgtaattactgtgtgtgtgtttttactTCCGTGAGTTactataaacaaataaatccaaGTCAGCGATTAGTCGATTACGTACGGTAGTCACATTTCCATAAAAATCAAGTTAGTCTAGACATAAACTATTTAACTATTAATGAAAAGCCGGATCATCTAAGGTTTTAATCACGAAGTGAAAGAACATACGACTTGCATTGCATTCCCTTGCATAAGGCAGGGAAATCAAGAGCTTTCGGCGTTCcaatattaatgtttttgaagGACCACATGATTAACAGTAATTACATTGACATTTGTCCACGTTTAATAAGAGTGACCAGTGACCGCATCATTATTATTCAGGTCCTAACTTCTGCAAGTCTCTTTTATTGCttcatttttcaataattttggACCTGAGCTCATCATCATGTGATTTTCTCCATTTTAAAACTAGATCCCAAATATATTTGTCTCAAATCAATTTCACAggtttaaattaataatattcttATGCTCGTTCGTTCGTTATGATAGTAGTAcgtaattattaaaaataagtaGTGTTAGTGTGAATATCGTCACTCACTCAATATATATCATGCATGTTGTTGTCTTgttgataattatttttttactttcagattatacaaaattaatttgaaaagtttgaatactttaaaacaagaaagtaaTTCTGAAAAGACATTCGTTTTAGATATATACGTAtttctaaattatatttttggtcgGCCTAACGTATATTTAAGAGAATTCAATTTGTTGTTCTCCAATGTCCCTAAACTTATCCATCATATTCAATagagggtttttgttttgttttgtagctGGCATCACTTTTCTCTATAAACTCAAAACTTGTCTCACACTCTCTCCGGCTCCTGCAACTCCATCTGAAAACAGAACAGGAACTTGATCGTCTCCAATCATCTCTAGTGCTTCTCACTTACACTCTCGGTACGAAGACACGTGTCTTCTCAAACCAAGAAAGAAGCTATGTTCAAGCCCTTTGGTTTCGCAGGTAAAGTTGTTACTCTTTCACTCggaaaaatgatatttttttcgttttaccTGATTGTGTTTGCTTTGATATGAGCAGCAGAAACGGGTTTTCGTCTCCTAACAACGCAATGGTTGCAGCTAGGAAACTCACTTTGCTTGAAGGAACGTATAAGCATCGCTATGCAAGTGACTTTCCTCgctttctttcttattcatttgGCACTTAAATGGTTTGGTGTAGTAAGAAACAGAGGATCTAATGATGTAGAAGAAGACTTGAAGAAGCAGAGCATAACTGTGAAGCAGAGCTTATCTTACAACATATCTCTTCTCTGCTCTGTTTCTGTCTTAGGGACTCATTGCTTTATCTTGCTTTTGCTGTTTCGAGACAGCGTGGTGTCACGGTGtgattcctctgtttctgtcttCGCTGAGGTTTCGCAGTCTTTCTCGTGGCTGattgtttctgttgttgtgATGAAGATCAGAGAGAAGAGGCTTGTTAAGTTTCCTTGGATGTTAAGGTCATGGTGGCTCTGTCGTTTCATCTTATCCTTTGCCTTTGATGCTCATTTCATTACCGCGAAACACGAGCCTCTCGGGTTTCAAGATTATGCCGACTTGACTGGTCTTCTTGCATCCTTGTTCTTGTTGGCTGTTTCAATCAGAGGCAAAACCGGTTTTGGTCTTCTTAAAATCCAGCGGAATCACAGAGCCACTACTACTTGGTGACCAAACAGAGCAGAACAAGATAgattcttattcttcttcttcttctccatatgGGAACGCTACTCTCTTCCAACGCATCACTTTCTCATGGATCAACCCTTTGTTCTCCCTCGGATACAAGAGACCTCTTGAAAAAGATGATGTACCAGATATCGATGTGAAAGACTCTGCTCAATTTTGCTCTCATGCCTTTGACCAGAAACTGAAAACcaccaagaaaaagaagaacctGGAAATGTTTCTTCTATAACTCGGTTCTTCGCTATGTCTGGAGGAAAGCCGCGATCAACGCGGTATTCGCAGTTGTAAACGCTAGCACAGCTTACATCGGACCATATCTCATCAATGACTTTGTAGAGTTTCTAAGTGAGAAACAATCCCAGAGCTTAAACTAACAAGTTAAGAATGCTCTGTATATTATTGTGTGTTCTCAAGGTATCGATACaaccctatatatatattctatacAAGTCGGTCTAAGATCATTCATCTATAGAAAGATAGATACGAGAGAATATCTTCTACTTATTCTCCAAGTAAGTCTAATGGATATCTTCTACTTATTCTCCAAGTAAGTCTAATTGCAAGAGTAGTCCTTCATATCTTCGTAATATCGTAATATAAACCATGGTTACCTTCTTGCACTCGGGTTTCTAACTGCGAAAATCGTTGAGACAGTTACTCAAAGACAATGGATCTTTGGAGCTCGTCAGCTAGGACTACGTCTTCGAGCAGCTTTGATATCGCATATATACCAGAAAGGTTTACTTTTATTAAGTCAATCTCGGCAAAGCCACACGAGCGGAGAGATCATCAACTACATGAGCGTAGATGTTCAGAGAATCACTGACTTCATTTGGTATGTAAACAGCATATGGATGTTACCTATACAGATTTTCTCAGCGATTTATATCTTGCAAAAACATCTGGGACTTGGAGCTTTAGCTGCATTGGTCACAACTTTAATGGTGATGGCTTGCAACTACCCATTGACAAGGCTTCAGAGAAACTACCAATCAGATATCATGAATGCCAAAGATGATAGAATGAAAGCAACTTCAGAGATTCTTAAAAACATGAAGATTCTGAAGCTTCAAGCATGGGATAACCAGTTTCTCAACAAGGTTAAAacattaagaaagaaagagtatGATTGTTTATGGAAGTCTTTGAGGTTACAAGATTTCACAACTTTCATACTTTGGGGAGCTCCTTCATTGATCTCTGTGGTGACTTTTGTTACTTGTATGTTAATGGGAGTGAAGCTAACAGCTGGAGCAGTCTTATCTGCTCTTGCAACGTTTCAAATGTTACAAAGTCCGATTTTCGGTTTACCTGATCTCCTCTCAGCGCTTGTTCAGAGCAAGGTTTCTGCAGATAGAATAGCTTCTTACTTGCAACAAAGCGAGACTCAGAAAGATGCAGTTGAGTATTGCTCAAATGATCATACAGAATTTAGTGTTGAAATAGAAAATGGAGCATTTAGTTGGGAACCTGAGTCAAGCAGACCAACTCTTGATGACATCGAACTGAAAGTAAAAAGCGGAATGAAAGTGGCGATCTGCGGAGCTGTAGGATCAGGAAAATCAAGCTTACCCTCTTCAATCTTAGGGGAGATTCAGAAGCTGAAGGGAACAGTCAGAGTCAGTGGTAAACAAGCTTATGTTCCACAATCACCATGGATACTAAGCGGGACTATAAGAGATAACATTTTGTTTGGAAGCATTTATGAAAGCGAAAAGTATGAGAGAACTGTTAAAGCATGTGCTTTGATAAAGGACTTTGAGCTTTTCTCGAATGGAGACTTGACAGAGATTGGAGAGAGAGGGATAAACATGAGTGGAGGTCAGAAGCAAAGGATACAGATTGCTCGAGCGGTATATCAGAACGCTGATATATATCTACTTGATGATCCTTTTAGCGCCGTTGATGCTCATACAGGAAGAGAACTCTTTGAAGTATAATAATGTTCATGAAAATTTGTAATCTTTGATCCTTTCTCTCTTAAAACTCCACAATAgacaatgttttgtttttacttgttttgcaGGATTGCTTAATGGGGATACTGAAAGACAAAACTGTACTTTACGTTACCCATCAAGTCGAGTTTCTTCCAGCAGCAGATCTAATCCTGGTAAGAGAAACAGCCGCTGATAATAAGCAAATGCAAAAGAAGCTGTTAGTTTTTCCATTAACATTAGTGTGTGTACTTTGTATACTAGGTGATGCAAAACGGAAGAGTGATGCAAGCAGGAAAGTTTGAAGAGCTTCTAAAGCAAAACATAGGTTTTGAAGTTCTTGTGGGAGCTCATAACGAAGCGCTAGACTCAATTCTATCAATTGAAAAGTCAAGCAGAAACTTCAAAGAGGAATGAAAAGATGACACCACATCAATTGCAGAGAGTCTCCAGACTCAGTGTGACTCAGAGCATAACATTTCAAcagagaataaaaagaaagaagcaaagctAGTgcaagatgaagaaacagagaaaggagTAATTGGCAAAGAAGTTTACTTGACATATTTAACAACGGTAAAAGGCGGATTGCTTGTGCCATTCATAATATTGGCTCAGTCTTGCTTCCAAATGCTACAGATTGCTAGCAATTACTGGATGGCATGGACTGCTCCTCCAACTGCTGAATCCATACCAAAGTTAGGAATGGGTCGGATTTTACTTGTTTATGCACTTCTTGCTGCAGGAAGTTCACTTTGTGTTTTAGCACGGACTATTCTAGTCGCGATAGGTGGACTTTCAACAGCAGAGACGTTCTTCTCAAGGATGCTCTGCAGCATTTTCAGAGCTCCAATGTCATATTTCGATTCAACTCCAACAGGAAGAATCTTGAACAGGGTGAAGTACCAGAatcaatttaacaaaaaacatggttttgttttttataatcaagACTGAAAATACCTTTggttttttcatgttttgtaatAGGCATCCACAGATCAAAGTGTCCTGGATTTGGAAATGGCAGTCAAACTAGGTTGGTGTGCTTTCTCGATCATTCAGATTGTTGGAACCATCTTCGTCATGTCGCAAGTTGCTTGGCAAGTGTGTGTCATCTTCATTCCAGTAGCAGTAGCCTGCGTGTTTTACCAggcaagagagaaaaaaaatccaaattcttGACAATGATACAACAAATCTTgcttacttttttgtttactcGTGTTTTCTTTAGAGATATTACACACCAACAGAGAGAGAACTGTCACGCATGTCAGGAGTAGAAAGAGCTCCAATCCTCCACCATTTCGCTGAATCGCTTGCTGGTGCAACAACAATACGTGCTTTTGATCAACGAGATCGCTTCATTAGCTCAAACCTTGTTCTAATAGATAGCCACTCAAGGCCATGGTTCCATGTTGCATCAGCAATGGAGTGGCTTTCCTTCAGGTTGAATTTGCTGTCTCATTTTGTCTTTGCTTTTTCCTTGGTGTTACTTGTGACTCTCCCTGAAGGTGTCATCAATCCAAGTAAGTCTCATACATCATAAACCAGAAAATACATTGTCTAATGGGATCAGAAATCAAACTTCATTTTCACTTTTCCTTACAGGTATTGCTGGTCTTGGGGTCACATATGGCTTAAGTCTGAATGTTCTACAAGCCACAGTGATATGGAATATATGCAATGCAGAAAACAAGATGATTTCTGTAGAAAGAATTCTTCAGCACTCTAAGATCCCCAGTGAAGCACCTCTAGTAATTGATGATCAGAGACCTCTTGATAACTGGCCAAATGTAGGATCAATCGTCTTCAGAGACCTACAGGTAAATAACAAAGTAGATGTTAATACATTCAGAAACAAGTTGTAATCAAGATTCTCAATCCTGAGATTTCTTTGTTCCAGGTCCGTTATGCAGAACATTTCCCAGCTGTCTTGAAGAACATCACTTGTGCGTTTCCAGGAGGAAAAAAGATTGGAGTAGTAGGAAGAACAGGAAGCGGCAAATCAACTTTAATTCAGGCATTGTTTAGGATTGTAGAGCCAAGTCATGGAACCATAGTTATTGATAATGTGGATATAACCAAGATAGGTCTACATGACCTGAGATCAAGGCTTGGGATTATTCCTCAAGATAATGCACTATTTGATGGAACAATCAGATTGAATCTAGATCCTCTAGCTCAGTATACTGATCGCGAAATATGGGAGGTTAGAAACCTGCAAAATTTTCTCTGTAGTTCTTGTTTGATTTACTTTGACAAATACTCCAATACAATGTAATACTTAGGCTCTTGATAAATGTCAACTGGGAGATGTTATTCGTGCAAAGGATGAGAAGCTGGATGCTACAGGTCAGTTTGCTTTCTGAAATCATTATGATGAAAAAGTGTTTTGATTTAATGTACTTTGGACAATGAAAACTAAGATTCTTGAATCTATGTAACAGTGgttgaaaatggagaaaattGGAGCGTAGGACAAAGACAGTTAGTCTGTCTTGGGAGGgtgttgttgaagaaaagCAACATTCTGGTGCTTGATGAAGCCACTGCTTCAGTTGATTCTGCAACTGATGGTGTAATACAAAAGATCATCAATCAAGAGTTTAAAGATCGGACAGTGGTGACTATTGCACACAGAATCCACACAGTGATAGAGAGTGATCTTGTTCTGGTTCTGAGTGATGGTAAGACCAATATACATGTGTTTTCATATACATTCACACACATAATTATGAGGTCTAAGTCACTTTTCTACGAGCAGGACGAATCGCAGAGTTTGATTCACCTGCAAAACTGCTACAGAGAGaagattctttcttctccaaactcATAAAAGAGTATTCGCTGAGATCTAATCACTTTGCCGGCTCGAATGATCTTCTCAGCTAAATACCACTAAAAGATGGATGATCTTTTGCAGAGAAAACGAAATATCAATTCCACAGTTAAGCTTAAGTTGAAAGTCTAACTAGTTATTTAGTACTACATAAGTTGAACATAGAAATGGAGAGAGCACCATGGTTAGAAGCATGGTGCATCGAAGAAAATTCAGTTCAACATTTTAATCAGTACTTGTGTTTTAGGTTCTATACTGAGTTTTCAGTGTGTTCTTGGAGAACTATCCATGTAAACCAATGGAATAAAGCAGGAATCTATATCTTCTATTTTTCAGATAAAGCTCAATCAAATTAAAGCTGTGTAACAAGGTGGTAATCCTGtaaatttcgaattttttgCAAAAGTTTTACAAATAGAGTGAAATATATCATTTACAGTAGACAAGAAGACCATGTTGGTGTTTCAACTATAAAGATCGAGGCAAGTTGTTCGAAGTTTGTTCTACAGTATTCCAGAGGTGTTGAGTTTCTTACGATGTAACTCCATAAGGAAGCAATGCAGCAGCTACGATCCTGCCTTCCTCATTCAGTATGTTGTAAGTTGATGCAGCATTTCTGTGGATAGATCAGAGCGTTAATCAATAAGCACAGACAAATACTCCAAACCAACAGAACAAATACTTGAATAGAACAAAGGACATACAGAATCAACAGTTTCTAGCTTCATGCCGATTGACTTTACGAACTGACGGACTTGGGGATTCAGTGGGTGGTTGTATCTTCCACACCCGACAATCAAGAGCTCTAGAGATtgttgtgaaaaaaaaacacagaaaaagGAGAGTCAAAAACCACTGATGATACACTTCAATATGTGCAaaaggtttttactttttagccACTAAAAATATGGCGTAAGCAAACGTATCATATAGTTTCTAACGATCCTGGAACAAAGACTATTGTATAAGGAATGTGGAATAAATCAACTTACAAAATGCTAAAATGTATAGAACCTGGAATTGGTCGAACTGTCTGGAAGATTGACAAGCTGCATCCATGAATTAGACATGTAAATTGTTTAGCAATGACACATTAACTTCAAATATTTCAGAAAACAAGTAGAAAGAGTCCAGAACATTAGATTTTTGGTCCTTTTTTTGGAACCGATATCCGAATTTTCGGGTAAATACCCATATTTTCGGGTAAAATTTCGGGTTTCggataaaatttaaattttcgaATAAAATATTCGGGTATTTTCGGGTTCAGGTTCGGGTTCGGTTTTTCGGGTAGAGGAATTTAGGATCTAATAGGGTAAATcttcgggttcgggttcggtttCGGATCTAATTTTTCGGGTCAGTTCCGGTTCGGGTAATCGTTTCCGGTTTTTTTGCCCAGCCTCAAATGCGCATAAGAACGTTTGACTTCGTACTAGTGTAATCCCATCGTATTATACATCTCGAATCAAAGAAGTCGTTGGCGATCCTCTGATAGCGAGAATCGAAGTAGCGTCGGCTATCGATGTAGAGACCCAGAATTGAGAAAAACCCAACCATGGATTTGTTAACAATGACATTCTCATATCCAGATCGCCATGTCCTACGCTGCCAGACAAACCTATCACCAAAAACCTATCACTGACGCTGCCATACGAAACCATTTCGAATGAGAAAGGGCCAAGCAAGAGAAACTGAAGATTTGGTGATACTCGCACATACAATCGCGTCTCCGATTGAGATTTTATAtggaaaactaaaaactataaaggaaaagaaaacagaagagaagaaagagaagtacGGCCGACGTCGGAGTCGACGCCGGCCGGAGTAATTATCGAAAAACTGTTTCTCTGTAAAAGGTCGCCTTCTGTGTTTGTTAAGAGTCTTCTTATTCTTATGCAGCTAAACTTGTCTAGCAACATTGCATATGTCAGCTAATCTTAAAATTTGAACCTTAATTTAATAGTTTCCAAACACATGACATGAGACGTTGTAGCAATTTATTGGTTTATGAATGCCCGTGGATATCATAAAGAGCACTAATTTTGTAGTAGAACTAGAATTTATTCCACGGTACATCGCATAacaattctttattttctattttgcatctacatgttatatttttagtttataaattaattattaaactaCAGATGATTTCAGTTTGTAGTGTTTTTTTAGAATAAAGTCAAGGGATTACATGAACATAATTGACGtagttgttgtttgttgtatgCCCAAATAATTGTTATGTTTAGAAGACTAATGGTAGGTGTCAATTGTTTGGTTTGGAGGGTGAATCTATACACCATGTCTTGCTTGCTCTGTTGCTAGACAAGTTTGAGCCATGTCTGACTTTCCTGTTCCTGAGTGTGGTTTTGAAGATAGGTCTCCTTTTTTCAATATCTATCATCTCTTGATAATAGAGATAACTTGAGATGGCCTAAGGAATTTAGAATGAGTTTTCCATGGATCATTTGGAGGATATGGAAAAAGTAGAAacaccttcttctttgaaGATAGGTGTTTCTCTGCTTTTGATTCTGTGAAGAAAATCAGATGTGATGTTGAAGATTGGTTTGCCCTcaagttgttgaagaagaaagaattttAATTGGATAGCAGAATGGTGTGGAGGATAGGCCTATTTAGGATCCTTGTTTGAGTGTGGTTTTGGACTCCTCCGAGGTATGATTGGGTTAAATGTAAGTAACATTGGCCTCTCTTGGTCGAGGAGGAATTTTTTAGCAGGTGTGGCTTGGGTTTGCGAGATGAGAATGGGCTTGTTCTTGTTGATCGATAGTTGAGTTTGTAATGTATTAAGTTAGTTATTAATTAAGAGTCGTGACGTTTAAGTTATGTTGTGTTGTCCAAAAGTCACAAGTAGAAGAGATGCAACTCTTTGCTATAATGTAAACACACAAGTTTCCGATTCAATAAAAGTCAGTTTCCTGTTACTCTTTTGCTCTGTTCGATTGTGTTTCTcataagaaacagaacaacaaGTAAAACACTTGTTGTGTTCTTTGAGACAACAAGAAGCCTTTGCTTTTAACAGTTCTCTTGCATCGTAGGCGACTAGGCGTGCTTCAACAATATCAGAACAAGGTTAGAGGTTCAACATCTCAGTATTGTGTGGGGTGCGGAAAGTATGGTCAGTCACAAAGTTAACAGAGTCATATTTGCAGTGGAGGAAGATTTTTTTGGTCAGAGTTACTAAGAGACCGCAGGAGTGGGAATGCGGATATCTTGTTGGCTTTGGGTCTTATGGAGGAATGTGATTTGATTGTAGAAGGTAACACAGCGAATAGAGGAGCTTCTCTCATTGCTCTATGGAGGGTTCAATCCTATGTAGCTTTGGGATTTCCTTCGTGGTTTTATTTTGGCGTTTTGGGAGCAATTTTTGTATATCCCCTGGAAAGTTTTTGTTGTACAAGGTTGATCTTTAGTGATTACTGGTTATGCTTTGAAGGCTTATGGGCCTGATTCTTTTGGTGGCTTTACTCAAGTCATATGTAACCGTTACCCCCACAACGATCAGCTAGAGGTAATAGAAGTCCTCCAACTGaccaaataaatatttcaggTCTTATGAAGCCATGCTCTTTTCTATGTAGTGGTGGCAAACTTCAACCTCTATCCAACCTTCACATCTTTCTAGAGTTAATGATATAAGTAAAATCCATATGGGCATTATGCTGTTGTGTTAGCAAAAGAAGCTACAATCAAGGATTCCTCTTTTACTATCTCTTGGATTTTCTAGATGTATGTTCTGTAAACGTTTATGTCTTCATCTAGTGGATAAATTGGCCgaccaataaaaacaaacaaaaatctattattgtctgataaaaaatatattaaaaagggACATTAAATAAAGATCACCAAGTGACGAGGAATGGTCAAAAGAGATGGGAGACCTCCTTTAGAGTTGCATCGATCATCTTGTTGGAGGTTTTTATAGCATCATGTATTCTCCCAGCCTTCACATAAGCATCGATCATTGTTTTATAAGTGTTAACATCAATATATCCAAAATCATCAGCAAGtgaatcaacaaaaacagacTCTGCTTCTGACAACATCCTGTTTTCGCAAAACCTTGTAATAATGTATTTGTCACTGAGGTAGTCGTTCTTGGGTCTCGCCTTTTTGTAGGTCTCCATAGCCTCACTAAACCAACCCATATCAAAGCACTCGTCCACCATTATCTTAATGGTATCAGAGTCCAAGCAACCCTTACCGGTTCCATTTTTATCTAAGAGTTCATGGTACAATGCccaagcattttttttttcaccgTATTTGAGCAGGACTTTCAAAAGGGCGTTACCCGTTTCGGCACAAACCAGTAACCTGTTTGATAGAACACAGCGGTTGTAACACTCCATAGCTTCCACCTGTTTACCTTGCTTAAACCAGTACTCCATGAATGTGGCCATCAGGAATGCGACTCTGTTTTCATAGTTTGAATGGTGCAAATCATCTTTGGTCTCGGATAGGGCAATCAAAAACAAGCGTTTGAATTCGCCCAAGACTAGATTCgcctttttaaaatttccaaGATCCAAAAACCCGCGAATCAGATTGTTGTACGCCACGTGATCTGGGTAGGTGGTTCGATTGACTGTCCTGCCTCTAAGAAAGGCTTCGGCTTGGTCCAACCGACCGGAGTGGACTAACCCTTTAGTCAAGATCCTGAAAGAATCGTCGCTTGGGTAGTCGTGGACCTGACCGGAATTGATGCATCGGTGGTGGAAATGCAGAGCATCGTTGACAAGACCTTGTTGGAAACCAGATTCGATGATGTAGTTCCAGCAATGGCTGTTGGGTCTGAGGTTATGCTGATTGAAGAAGAACTCGTAGAGATCATAAGCGTCCTTGAGCCTTTTATCCCGTAACATGCCTCCGATGATGGATTGacatattgttgttgttgactCCGATTTGATGCTGGTGAAAACAGCCAAACGAGC from Arabidopsis thaliana chromosome 3, partial sequence includes these protein-coding regions:
- the ABCC15 gene encoding multidrug resistance-associated protein 15 (multidrug resistance-associated protein 15 (MRP15); FUNCTIONS IN: ATPase activity, coupled to transmembrane movement of substances; INVOLVED IN: transport, transmembrane transport; LOCATED IN: endomembrane system, integral to membrane; CONTAINS InterPro DOMAIN/s: ATPase, AAA+ type, core (InterPro:IPR003593), ABC transporter-like (InterPro:IPR003439), ABC transporter, transmembrane domain, type 1 (InterPro:IPR011527), ABC transporter integral membrane type 1 (InterPro:IPR017940), ABC transporter, transmembrane domain (InterPro:IPR001140), ABC transporter, conserved site (InterPro:IPR017871); BEST Arabidopsis thaliana protein match is: multidrug resistance-associated protein 9 (TAIR:AT3G60160.1); Has 674327 Blast hits to 354415 proteins in 3954 species: Archae - 12129; Bacteria - 545946; Metazoa - 13182; Fungi - 8004; Plants - 6730; Viruses - 20; Other Eukaryotes - 88316 (source: NCBI BLink).); amino-acid sequence: MSVDVQRITDFIWYVNSIWMLPIQIFSAIYILQKHLGLGALAALVTTLMVMACNYPLTRLQRNYQSDIMNAKDDRMKATSEILKNMKILKLQAWDNQFLNKVKTLRKKEYDCLWKSLRLQDFTTFILWGAPSLISVVTFVTCMLMGVKLTAGAVLSALATFQMLQSPIFGLPDLLSALVQSKVSADRIASYLQQSETQKDAVEYCSNDHTEFSVEIENGAFSWEPESSRPTLDDIELKVKSGMKVAICGAVGSGKSSLPSSILGEIQKLKGTVRVSGKQAYVPQSPWILSGTIRDNILFGSIYESEKYERTVKACALIKDFELFSNGDLTEIGERGINMSGGQKQRIQIARAVYQNADIYLLDDPFSAVDAHTGRELFEDCLMGILKDKTVLYVTHQVEFLPAADLILVMQNGRVMQAGKFEELLKQNIGFEVLTQCDSEHNISTENKKKEAKLVQDEETEKGVIGKEVYLTYLTTVKGGLLVPFIILAQSCFQMLQIASNYWMAWTAPPTAESIPKLGMGRILLVYALLAAGSSLCVLARTILVAIGGLSTAETFFSRMLCSIFRAPMSYFDSTPTGRILNRASTDQSVLDLEMAVKLGWCAFSIIQIVGTIFVMSQVAWQVCVIFIPVAVACVFYQRYYTPTERELSRMSGVERAPILHHFAESLAGATTIRAFDQRDRFISSNLVLIDSHSRPWFHVASAMEWLSFRLNLLSHFVFAFSLVLLVTLPEGVINPSIAGLGVTYGLSLNVLQATVIWNICNAENKMISVERILQHSKIPSEAPLVIDDQRPLDNWPNVGSIVFRDLQVRYAEHFPAVLKNITCAFPGGKKIGVVGRTGSGKSTLIQALFRIVEPSHGTIVIDNVDITKIGLHDLRSRLGIIPQDNALFDGTIRLNLDPLAQYTDREIWEALDKCQLGDVIRAKDEKLDATVVENGENWSVGQRQLVCLGRVLLKKSNILVLDEATASVDSATDGVIQKIINQEFKDRTVVTIAHRIHTVIESDLVLVLSDGRIAEFDSPAKLLQREDSFFSKLIKEYSLRSNHFAGSNDLLS
- a CDS encoding Tetratricopeptide repeat (TPR)-like superfamily protein (Tetratricopeptide repeat (TPR)-like superfamily protein; CONTAINS InterPro DOMAIN/s: Pentatricopeptide repeat (InterPro:IPR002885); BEST Arabidopsis thaliana protein match is: glutamine-rich protein 23 (TAIR:AT1G10270.1); Has 2028 Blast hits to 1422 proteins in 60 species: Archae - 0; Bacteria - 0; Metazoa - 0; Fungi - 0; Plants - 2019; Viruses - 0; Other Eukaryotes - 9 (source: NCBI BLink).), with translation MSLIGRLNLGRRFCTAVPRRSEDIMSNPDCRPSDLCLRVSYLIRCVGDLDTAAKYARLAVFTSIKSESTTTICQSIIGGMLRDKRLKDAYDLYEFFFNQHNLRPNSHCWNYIIESGFQQGLVNDALHFHHRCINSGQVHDYPSDDSFRILTKGLVHSGRLDQAEAFLRGRTVNRTTYPDHVAYNNLIRGFLDLGNFKKANLVLGEFKRLFLIALSETKDDLHHSNYENRVAFLMATFMEYWFKQGKQVEAMECYNRCVLSNRLLVCAETGNALLKVLLKYGEKKNAWALYHELLDKNGTGKGCLDSDTIKIMVDECFDMGWFSEAMETYKKARPKNDYLSDKYIITRFCENRMLSEAESVFVDSLADDFGYIDVNTYKTMIDAYVKAGRIHDAIKTSNKMIDATLKEVSHLF